A stretch of Imperialibacter roseus DNA encodes these proteins:
- a CDS encoding deoxynucleoside kinase: MHIAVAGNIGAGKTTLAEKLGKHYNWKVQLESVEENPYLEDFYSDMKRWAFHVQIHFLNSRFKQVNELRDSRVSIVQDRTIYEDAYIFAKSLYSSGHFSERDYESYLKLFELMITYVQPPDLLIYLKSDIGKLVSQIEKRGRSFENAIRIDYLKTLNQHYEDWIGSYKLGKLLVIDVNNLDFVSKVEDFSYVVNQIDLELHGLFSGDSR, encoded by the coding sequence ATGCACATCGCAGTAGCCGGAAATATCGGAGCCGGAAAGACCACCCTTGCTGAGAAGCTTGGTAAGCACTACAACTGGAAAGTGCAGCTTGAAAGCGTGGAGGAAAACCCCTACCTCGAGGATTTTTACAGCGATATGAAGAGGTGGGCATTTCATGTCCAAATACATTTTTTGAACAGCCGTTTCAAACAGGTTAACGAATTAAGAGACTCCAGGGTGTCTATTGTTCAAGACCGCACCATATACGAGGATGCTTACATATTCGCTAAGAGCTTGTATAGCTCAGGGCATTTTTCGGAAAGAGACTATGAGAGCTATCTCAAGCTTTTTGAGCTAATGATCACTTATGTGCAACCACCAGACTTGTTAATTTACCTGAAATCAGACATTGGCAAGCTTGTTTCACAAATCGAGAAAAGAGGCAGGTCTTTCGAGAATGCTATTAGGATAGATTACCTAAAAACCCTCAATCAACACTACGAAGATTGGATTGGGAGCTACAAACTCGGCAAACTACTGGTAATTGATGTAAACAACCTGGACTTCGTATCGAAAGTGGAGGATTTTTCTTACGTCGTAAACCAAATAGACCTGGAATTACACGGGCTCTTCAGCGGCGACAGCCGGTAA
- a CDS encoding arsenate reductase family protein, which yields MAMIEGGSSEMIFVYNSKRDLDKQALAYISVFSDKIVKLDVQSSALEYSFLADLSGRLGVGYQDLVDHDCEQLKSQEYYLHLSTPKQYIDLIVKHPDYLKTPVLIYGDKAHFISKETDLLQLSFL from the coding sequence ATGGCCATGATAGAGGGCGGATCCAGCGAGATGATTTTTGTGTACAATAGCAAGCGTGATCTTGACAAGCAGGCGCTTGCCTATATCAGTGTTTTTTCTGACAAAATTGTGAAGCTGGACGTTCAGTCTTCTGCGCTGGAGTATTCATTTCTAGCTGACCTGTCAGGCAGGCTTGGGGTGGGGTATCAGGACCTCGTCGATCATGACTGCGAGCAGCTGAAGAGCCAGGAATACTACCTGCACCTGAGCACCCCGAAGCAGTACATCGACCTGATCGTGAAGCACCCCGATTACCTAAAAACCCCGGTGTTGATTTATGGTGATAAGGCTCATTTTATCTCAAAGGAAACTGACCTTCTACAGCTTTCATTTCTCTGA
- a CDS encoding DUF7255 family protein encodes MSNIVLRRIKAFLEGEKLSTETEVRSGNRQRLWRSDFRPQVDDIYKKLGGQLTGGITEIEVPAYPIVFEGKVIVGNDELAYNRYAAVCLRAPFYSDIEGFNVEASLRHCRQFEVGCKKVGLIAGVWSNSLSNKHFGEASDPGDFFGNGSSGWKMLAFRNMLRDMLAKLEGYEVLHFSIYDQIMSGGKLLTVGELIKSPSGDHYVSFVRYLRRRLGLPAVAAEEPV; translated from the coding sequence ATGTCTAATATCGTGTTAAGGAGAATAAAGGCGTTTTTAGAAGGTGAGAAACTCTCAACTGAGACAGAGGTACGATCTGGGAATCGGCAACGCCTGTGGAGAAGTGATTTTCGGCCACAAGTAGACGACATCTACAAAAAACTTGGAGGCCAACTTACTGGAGGTATTACTGAAATCGAAGTACCAGCTTACCCGATTGTGTTTGAAGGGAAGGTGATTGTTGGAAACGACGAGCTGGCCTACAACCGCTATGCCGCCGTTTGCCTCCGGGCGCCATTTTATTCAGACATCGAAGGATTTAACGTGGAGGCGTCTCTTCGACACTGCCGGCAGTTTGAAGTGGGTTGCAAGAAAGTTGGCCTTATTGCCGGTGTTTGGAGCAATTCCCTCAGCAACAAGCATTTTGGGGAGGCATCCGATCCAGGGGATTTTTTTGGAAACGGTAGCTCTGGCTGGAAAATGCTTGCTTTTCGGAACATGTTAAGAGACATGCTGGCCAAGCTGGAGGGGTATGAAGTTTTACACTTTTCTATTTACGACCAAATTATGTCAGGAGGGAAGCTGCTTACAGTAGGAGAGTTGATAAAATCTCCCTCAGGAGACCACTATGTGTCGTTCGTTAGGTATTTGAGAAGAAGGCTTGGCTTACCGGCTGTCGCCGCTGAAGAGCCCGTGTAA
- a CDS encoding DUF2452 domain-containing protein, translating to MEAGKKIDIDKIDMEKEAEKVAANPGILAYPHHAGSALVKPEDRGKIRGRSVAAMYEQTDRELSQIYEQMQLLARQAKDIQSRVEVSERIYKAQVSFEPIIGKIYYLYSRADGDDVLSMIAPTEWGRSKPFQQYLSKVKLLSDHTWEILESHVG from the coding sequence ATGGAAGCGGGAAAGAAGATTGATATCGACAAGATTGACATGGAAAAGGAGGCTGAGAAAGTTGCTGCCAATCCGGGAATTCTTGCCTATCCGCATCACGCCGGCAGTGCCCTGGTAAAGCCTGAAGACCGGGGCAAAATAAGGGGTAGATCGGTGGCTGCTATGTACGAGCAAACCGACCGGGAACTCAGCCAGATTTACGAGCAAATGCAGCTGCTTGCCAGGCAGGCAAAAGACATACAATCCAGGGTAGAAGTGTCGGAAAGAATCTACAAGGCTCAGGTTAGTTTTGAGCCCATCATCGGGAAGATTTACTATCTGTATTCCAGGGCCGATGGGGATGATGTGCTGTCGATGATTGCTCCGACGGAGTGGGGAAGAAGCAAGCCGTTTCAGCAATACCTTTCAAAGGTAAAACTCTTGAGCGATCACACCTGGGAAATTTTGGAGTCTCATGTTGGCTAG